The following nucleotide sequence is from Pseudonocardia sp. C8.
CACCCAGCCATGGGTGTGGCCGGCCCACCGCTGGATCGCGGCCCGGCGGGCGGCGAGACCCTCGGCGTCGCGCGGGGTGCTGAAGACCAGGTTCGCGGTCTCACCGGTCTCGGGTGCCGTGTACTGCATGCCGTTCGCCGGATCGGCTGCCATGTCGTAGAGCTCGGCGACGACGCCGGCCACCGGGGCGAACGCGGGATGGACGGTGACGTCGTCGATCCGCTCGCCGTCGAGGTAGACGGTCCGGCCGTCGTCGAGGGAGGAGAGATAGTCCTTGCCGGTACGCATCGTTCAGGCCTTCTTCGCGTCGTAGGTGTGGGTGAGGGTGCGGCCGTCCGGCAGGGCCAGCCGCAGGTGCCAGGTCGTTCCGGCGACGAACGTGCCGGTGAGCAGGGGGACGGTTCCGGCGAAGCACACGAGGTCGCGCTCCTGGTCGAGGCCGCGCTCGCCGAGCAGCGCGACGAGGCCGGCCGGCCGGCGGAGCTTCGCCAGCGAGCCGTCCTGATAGGCGTCGCCGTCGACCCACGACGACATCGTGGTGGCGTCCCAGTCGAGCCCGTCCCAGTCCGGGACCGGGACGACGTGCGTGGCGACCGGCTTCGGGCAGGCCCGCTTCGAGTCGCCGATGTCGACGGTCTCCCGCTCACGGTCGGTGTGGTCGGAGCCGATACCCAGGTACCAGCGGCCGTCGTGGCGAACGAGCACCGGCTCGGCCTCGCCCGAGGTGTCACCGCCGGACACCTCGATGTGCGGCGCGGTCGTCACCGACTCGGCGGCGACGGTGTAGAACATCGGGACCTCGGGCGGCTCCGGCACGCCGATGGCCGCGAGCTCGTCGATGTGGTGACGGACGGCGTCCTCGTCACGGCCGGTGTAGCCGGCGACGACGGCCTGGAAGTCGGTCAGGTGCAGGGTCTCGTCGGTGCCGAGCACCGTGAGGACGAGTGCGGGCTGTGACGGGTTCATGCGGTCACCTCGGTCCGTCGGAGCGGACGGTAGTCGGTCAGCCGGT
It contains:
- a CDS encoding DUF2848 family protein is translated as MNPSQPALVLTVLGTDETLHLTDFQAVVAGYTGRDEDAVRHHIDELAAIGVPEPPEVPMFYTVAAESVTTAPHIEVSGGDTSGEAEPVLVRHDGRWYLGIGSDHTDRERETVDIGDSKRACPKPVATHVVPVPDWDGLDWDATTMSSWVDGDAYQDGSLAKLRRPAGLVALLGERGLDQERDLVCFAGTVPLLTGTFVAGTTWHLRLALPDGRTLTHTYDAKKA